From Lysobacter auxotrophicus, the proteins below share one genomic window:
- the tviB gene encoding Vi polysaccharide biosynthesis UDP-N-acetylglucosamine C-6 dehydrogenase TviB: protein MDTVRLGVVGLGYVGLPLAVAFGRRYDTVGFDINAQRVVELREGRDSTLEVDAGELALARRLRCSSDLGMLQRCNVYIVTVPTPIDAAKRPDLGPLVRASEALGQVLKRGDVVVYESTVYPGCTEEVCVPILERASGLVFNRDFFAGYSPERINPGDKDHRLTRILKITSGSTPRAADFVDALYGSIIEAGTHKASSIKVAEAAKVIENTQRDLNIALVNDLAILFNKLGIDTLEVLQAAGTKWNFLPFRPGLVGGHCIGVDPYYLTHKAQEIGHHPDVILAGRRTNDGMGAYIASEVVRLMVRKGINPVQARILVLGLAFKENCPDLRNTRVVDIVHALRGYNAQVDVHDPWVNANDAAHEYGLSTIEAPAHGDYDAVIVAVAHREFAQLGADGIRAFGKPVSIVYDVKYVLPRDAVDGRL from the coding sequence CTGGACACGGTACGGCTGGGCGTGGTCGGGCTGGGGTACGTGGGATTGCCTTTGGCGGTGGCATTCGGCCGCCGCTACGACACCGTGGGCTTCGACATCAACGCGCAACGCGTGGTCGAACTGCGCGAAGGGCGCGACAGCACGCTGGAAGTCGACGCGGGCGAACTCGCGCTCGCCCGGCGCCTGCGCTGCAGCAGCGACCTGGGCATGTTGCAGCGATGCAACGTCTACATCGTCACCGTGCCGACGCCGATCGACGCCGCCAAGCGTCCGGACCTCGGTCCGCTGGTGCGCGCGAGCGAGGCGCTCGGCCAGGTGCTCAAGCGCGGCGACGTCGTCGTGTACGAATCCACCGTGTACCCCGGTTGCACCGAGGAAGTGTGCGTGCCCATCCTGGAGCGCGCGTCCGGGCTGGTGTTCAACCGCGATTTCTTCGCCGGCTACAGCCCGGAACGCATCAACCCCGGCGACAAGGACCATCGCCTCACACGCATCCTGAAAATCACCTCCGGCTCGACGCCGCGCGCGGCGGATTTCGTCGATGCGCTGTACGGTTCGATCATCGAGGCGGGCACGCACAAGGCCAGTTCGATCAAGGTCGCCGAAGCGGCGAAGGTCATCGAGAACACGCAGCGCGACCTCAACATCGCGCTGGTGAACGACCTGGCGATCCTGTTCAACAAGCTCGGCATCGACACGCTGGAAGTGCTGCAGGCGGCAGGCACGAAGTGGAACTTCCTGCCGTTCCGTCCCGGCCTGGTCGGCGGGCACTGCATCGGCGTGGACCCGTACTACCTGACCCACAAGGCGCAGGAAATCGGCCATCACCCGGACGTGATCCTCGCCGGTCGTCGAACCAACGACGGCATGGGCGCGTACATCGCGAGCGAAGTGGTGCGGCTGATGGTGCGAAAGGGCATCAATCCGGTGCAGGCGCGCATCCTCGTGCTCGGCCTCGCGTTCAAGGAAAACTGCCCGGACCTTCGCAACACACGCGTCGTCGACATCGTGCACGCATTGCGCGGCTATAACGCGCAGGTCGACGTGCACGATCCGTGGGTCAACGCGAACGACGCCGCGCACGAATACGGCCTTTCGACGATCGAAGCACCCGCGCATGGCGACTACGACGCGGTGATCGTCGCGGTGGCGCATCGCGAGTTCGCGCAACTCGGCGCGGACGGCATTCGCGCGTTCGGCAAGCCGGTATCGATCGTCTACGACGTGAAATACGTGCTTCCGCGCGATGCCGTGGACGGTCGGCTGTGA
- a CDS encoding TIGR03013 family XrtA/PEP-CTERM system glycosyltransferase yields MMFGRASLKNRALLLLWLLEVLLVMAAVMGAAWLRFMNDPEGHEIFSENLTVRALLVAAFVTTAMAALGLYQVHVRLNRFEFALRLLVSFAIGGIGLMVLYYLVPNAYIGRGVIVIAMVLGLVGMAALRFCVMHVFRGDLFKRRVLVLGAGHNADLINTRMRRGSDRRAFTLIGFVPIDGQEACVPDSMRIAAPDGLADIVHRLQISEVVVAPDERRGGLPMEEMLTCVQRGVAMTDLSTFFEREAGLVTTNLCDPSWLVFSGGFDHSTSRCMNKRLFDVLAASALLLIAWPFMVLVAALVRLESSGPILYQQTRIGEGGRPFELIKFRSMRVDAEGDGVARWAQRGDDRTTRVGKFIRLTRLDELPQLFNILRGEMSIVGPRPERPQFVDMLSREIRYYAVRHCVKPGLTGWAQLRYPYGASVRDAEEKLKFDLFYVKNHGLVFDLIILLQTVEVVLFQRGSR; encoded by the coding sequence ATGATGTTCGGTAGAGCGAGTCTGAAGAACCGGGCGTTGCTGCTTCTGTGGCTGCTCGAGGTACTGCTGGTGATGGCGGCGGTGATGGGCGCGGCGTGGCTGCGCTTCATGAACGACCCCGAAGGTCACGAGATCTTCTCCGAGAACCTCACGGTCCGCGCGTTGCTGGTCGCGGCGTTCGTCACCACCGCGATGGCCGCGCTCGGCCTGTACCAGGTGCACGTGCGCCTGAACCGCTTCGAGTTCGCGCTGCGCCTGCTGGTGTCGTTCGCCATCGGCGGCATCGGGCTGATGGTGCTGTACTACCTGGTTCCGAATGCCTACATCGGCCGCGGCGTGATCGTCATCGCGATGGTGCTCGGCCTGGTGGGCATGGCCGCGCTGCGCTTCTGCGTGATGCACGTGTTCCGCGGCGATCTGTTCAAGCGTCGCGTGCTGGTGCTCGGCGCGGGACACAACGCGGACCTGATCAACACGCGCATGCGCCGTGGTAGCGATCGCCGCGCGTTCACGCTGATCGGCTTCGTGCCCATCGACGGACAGGAAGCCTGCGTGCCCGATTCGATGCGCATTGCCGCGCCCGACGGCCTGGCCGACATCGTGCACCGGTTGCAGATCAGCGAGGTCGTCGTCGCGCCGGACGAGCGCCGCGGCGGCCTGCCGATGGAGGAAATGCTCACCTGCGTGCAGCGCGGCGTGGCGATGACCGACCTGTCGACCTTCTTCGAACGCGAAGCGGGCCTGGTGACGACGAACCTGTGCGACCCGTCGTGGCTGGTGTTTTCAGGCGGTTTCGACCACTCGACCTCGCGCTGCATGAACAAGCGGCTGTTCGACGTGCTCGCCGCGTCCGCGCTGCTGTTGATCGCATGGCCGTTCATGGTGCTGGTCGCGGCGCTGGTCCGCCTGGAATCGAGCGGCCCCATCCTCTACCAGCAGACGCGCATCGGCGAAGGCGGGCGGCCGTTCGAACTGATCAAGTTCCGCAGCATGCGCGTGGATGCCGAAGGCGATGGCGTGGCGCGGTGGGCGCAGCGCGGCGACGACCGCACCACGCGCGTGGGCAAGTTCATCCGCCTGACGCGGCTGGACGAACTGCCGCAGCTGTTCAACATCCTGCGCGGTGAGATGAGCATCGTCGGCCCGCGCCCGGAACGTCCGCAGTTCGTCGACATGCTCAGTCGCGAGATCCGTTACTACGCCGTGCGTCATTGCGTGAAGCCCGGCCTGACGGGCTGGGCGCAGCTGCGCTATCCGTATGGCGCCTCGGTGCGCGACGCGGAAGAGAAGCTGAAATTCGACCTGTTCTACGTCAAGAACCACGGCCTGGTGTTCGACCTGATCATCCTGTTGCAGACGGTCGAGGTGGTGCTGTTCCAGCGCGGATCCCGATAG
- a CDS encoding NAD-dependent epimerase, with protein MKVLVTGTAGFIGSHVAQALLARGDEVVGFDNLNDYYDVSLKRARLARFANDPAYTHVHGDLADRDAVDALFREHRPQRVVHLAAQAGVRYAAENPHVYVASNVTGFLHVLEGARHHGIEHLVYASTSSVYGANTAMPFSEHQSTEHPLTLYAATKKANEAMAHSYAHLYGVPCTGLRFFTVYGPWGRPDMALFLFTRAILAGEPIPVFNHGRHKRSFTYIDDIVAGVVRALDRVPGVDAAWNGAAPDPSSSGVAPYRLYNIGSAQSVELLGYIEVLERCLGRKATLRMLPLQAGDVPATEADCTDLARDMGYAPSVTVEEGVARFVAWYREYYGDARDGARVDATAVTA; from the coding sequence GTGAAGGTACTGGTCACCGGCACGGCCGGCTTCATCGGATCGCACGTCGCGCAGGCGTTGCTCGCGCGCGGCGATGAAGTGGTCGGCTTCGACAACCTCAACGACTACTACGACGTGTCGCTCAAACGCGCACGATTGGCACGGTTCGCCAATGATCCGGCGTACACCCATGTGCACGGCGACCTGGCCGATCGCGACGCCGTGGACGCGCTGTTCCGCGAGCATCGTCCGCAGCGTGTCGTGCACCTCGCCGCGCAGGCGGGCGTGCGCTATGCGGCGGAGAATCCGCACGTGTACGTGGCGAGCAACGTCACCGGGTTCCTGCACGTGCTCGAAGGCGCGCGCCACCACGGCATCGAGCATCTGGTGTACGCGTCCACGAGTTCGGTCTATGGCGCGAACACCGCGATGCCTTTCTCCGAGCATCAATCCACCGAACATCCGCTCACGCTCTACGCCGCGACGAAGAAGGCGAACGAGGCAATGGCGCACAGCTACGCGCACCTGTACGGCGTGCCGTGCACGGGCCTTCGCTTCTTCACCGTGTACGGCCCGTGGGGTCGACCGGACATGGCGTTGTTCCTGTTCACGCGCGCGATCCTCGCGGGCGAGCCGATCCCGGTGTTCAACCACGGGCGCCACAAGCGCAGCTTCACCTACATCGACGACATCGTCGCCGGCGTGGTGCGTGCGCTCGATCGCGTGCCGGGCGTGGACGCTGCGTGGAACGGCGCGGCACCCGATCCGTCGAGCAGCGGCGTGGCGCCGTATCGCCTGTACAACATCGGCAGCGCGCAGAGCGTGGAGTTGCTTGGTTACATCGAAGTGCTGGAGCGATGCCTGGGCCGCAAGGCGACGCTGCGCATGCTGCCCCTCCAGGCTGGCGACGTGCCTGCGACGGAAGCGGACTGCACCGACCTGGCGCGCGACATGGGTTATGCGCCGAGCGTGACGGTGGAAGAAGGCGTGGCGCGATTCGTCGCGTGGTATCGCGAGTATTACGGCGATGCGCGTGACGGTGCGCGCGTCGATGCGACGGCGGTTACTGCCTAG
- a CDS encoding 4'-phosphopantetheinyl transferase family protein has product MDTGRTGQGAKVAVAWRQATSACSLRDAFACGPMAPGACATAIVDLREWQPWRDEAWSLLDASERQRASQRRFAQDREALALTYALHRLFVAGSLRIEPHAFSIARDAEGAPHLPGMTLEGRNVRTSLSHADGVAAFALCALGPVGIDVEAAFRAAELPGIATSVCHPTELESLANFAEPARSRALLALWVRKEALLKAEGIGLAREMCSFRAAAGAEFFLAGSARELPAACSVRLAMLDVGERWTAAVAAPREAAVECQQLHPLDAPPSGRSVDGRSLYVS; this is encoded by the coding sequence ATGGACACCGGCAGGACCGGACAGGGGGCGAAGGTGGCGGTCGCATGGCGACAGGCAACATCGGCGTGCTCGTTGCGCGACGCGTTCGCGTGCGGGCCGATGGCACCCGGCGCCTGTGCGACCGCCATCGTCGATCTGCGTGAGTGGCAACCCTGGCGCGACGAGGCGTGGTCCCTGCTCGACGCGTCCGAACGCCAGCGCGCCAGCCAGCGTCGTTTCGCGCAGGACCGCGAAGCGCTCGCGCTGACCTACGCGCTGCACCGCCTGTTTGTCGCCGGGTCGCTGCGGATCGAACCGCATGCGTTCTCCATCGCGCGCGATGCCGAAGGCGCGCCGCACCTGCCGGGCATGACGCTGGAAGGTCGCAACGTGCGCACCAGCCTGAGTCACGCCGACGGCGTGGCCGCGTTCGCGCTGTGCGCGCTGGGGCCGGTGGGGATCGATGTCGAAGCCGCCTTCCGTGCGGCGGAATTGCCGGGCATCGCGACGAGCGTGTGCCATCCGACCGAACTGGAATCGCTGGCGAATTTCGCCGAGCCGGCGCGCAGTCGCGCGCTGCTGGCGTTGTGGGTGCGGAAGGAAGCGCTGCTCAAGGCCGAAGGCATCGGCCTGGCGCGCGAGATGTGCAGCTTCCGCGCCGCCGCCGGCGCGGAGTTCTTCCTGGCCGGGAGCGCGCGGGAACTACCTGCGGCGTGCAGCGTGCGCCTGGCCATGCTCGATGTGGGCGAGCGATGGACCGCGGCCGTAGCGGCGCCGCGCGAGGCCGCGGTCGAATGCCAGCAGTTGCATCCGCTGGACGCCCCGCCCTCTGGCCGGAGCGTCGACGGGAGGTCGTTGTACGTGTCGTGA
- a CDS encoding J domain-containing protein, with translation MSQDFALLYMQLGLHPDCSLEDLKRAYRVRVAELHPDRHLDRPSSDEANSALTELTALYSGAIRFHRIHGRLPGSTPRGPAMNSRPMPDASHAPSAAAGSRHLPASERTTQSVTPRIAVLSVLVLVVVMVVLHWSETAQVAPHAEHEAAVAAADPNAPRLELGMEEAAVVAIQGAPERVQDDVWNYGSSWVRFEEGHVVDWASVPPNRLMTLTPRPVKEDEDGEEEAFGP, from the coding sequence ATGAGCCAGGACTTCGCGCTTCTGTACATGCAGCTTGGCCTGCATCCGGACTGCAGCCTCGAAGACCTCAAGCGTGCGTATCGCGTCCGCGTGGCCGAACTGCATCCGGACCGCCATCTCGATCGCCCTTCCTCCGACGAGGCGAACAGCGCGCTGACCGAACTGACCGCGCTGTATTCGGGCGCGATCCGCTTCCACCGCATCCATGGGCGTTTGCCGGGCTCCACGCCGCGCGGACCGGCGATGAATTCGCGTCCCATGCCCGACGCGTCGCATGCGCCGTCCGCCGCCGCGGGTTCGCGTCACCTGCCCGCCAGCGAACGCACGACGCAGAGCGTGACGCCGCGCATCGCGGTGCTCAGCGTGCTGGTGCTGGTGGTGGTGATGGTGGTGCTGCACTGGTCGGAAACCGCGCAGGTTGCGCCGCATGCGGAACACGAGGCCGCGGTGGCGGCCGCCGATCCGAACGCGCCCCGGCTGGAACTGGGCATGGAGGAAGCGGCGGTCGTCGCGATCCAGGGCGCGCCCGAACGCGTGCAGGACGACGTGTGGAACTACGGCTCCTCGTGGGTGCGTTTCGAGGAGGGCCACGTCGTCGACTGGGCCAGCGTGCCGCCGAACCGGCTGATGACGTTGACGCCTCGGCCGGTCAAGGAGGACGAGGACGGCGAGGAAGAGGCGTTCGGGCCCTGA